The sequence below is a genomic window from Ovis canadensis isolate MfBH-ARS-UI-01 breed Bighorn chromosome 1, ARS-UI_OviCan_v2, whole genome shotgun sequence.
ATGTGAATTTctgtgaactccaggtgttggtgatggacagggaggcctggtgtgctgcagtccatggagttgcaaagagtcggacatgactgagcgactgaaatgaactgaagtgaactgaggtgACTTTATGATAGCCCGACAGAAATTAAGACCTGCTGGCAAAGTATTTCTCCCATGAATATTGttatacacagaagaatgaaCAATGAGAACTCAGCTTAGATAGTGTTTGGAAGGAGATAGATCAGTGGTATCGGGACATGTGTAGTCAACATCAGAGTGGCTGCTGAGCGCTTGGGTGCTATCAGTGGTAATGTTCACAAACGGTCATGGCATAGGCACCTGGAAGGTAGGGGGCCCCCAAGATTCCATGAACCCCTCCCCCTACCAGTTCTGTTGTGGCAACTGCAGATGGTTACCTAGCACGCTGGGTCCCCCTCCTTCACTTCTCTCTGAGTCTGAGCCTCACACAGCACCTTTGGTTCTGAGCTCTGGCATCCTCAACTTCTTTTTGTGGTTGAGAACCCTCTAGTTGTTCCCAACAGTAAGTCAGGAATTCCAGTTTTTGTCATCCCTCAGTGCCCATTAAACCAATGTGATTTTGGTTGTCTTTAATCCCCCATATATTGGGTAtctcctccccacctctggcTTCTACCCCTTCTACCACATGTCACCATGGCAGTATGTCTTCCGTCTTTATCGGATCTGAGGGCAGAACGTACCCTCACGGAAATCAACCAGGAGCTTCGGTTGCAGCTGGCAAAGTACAAGCAGGACTTCAGAGACCTCACAGAGAAATTCCTCATATCCCAAGCTACTGCTTACTCCCTGGCCAACCAGCTACAGAAATACAGTAAGTCTTTGAGGTCATGGTCACCAAAGCAATGAACGATCACTGTCTTCCCTCTAAGAAACTGCAAGTCTCCAGGATTGGTCTCCTTTTCCCTTGGACATTTTGAATTCCATCCTGACCACAGTCCAGGAAAGGTAGTAGTGACTCTTTTGCCTTCAGTGTCCTGGGGctggaaaaactgaggcacaaggagTGTGGCCTTTTCCAAGTTTGCAGTGATGTGCAGGGTGAGATTAGAGTTAAAATTCCAGACAGTGATTCCTGGTGCAGGCACAGGAGTGCCTGTGTCTCTCAGGAGCAAACTAAGCTGTGTTGATTGGAATCTTTTCTGTTCTATATCTGATCCTGCATGACTCCTGGCTGAACATCTGGGACTAATGAACTACTTCAGTTCAAGGTTCTCTGAGGTTCCATTGGCAAAGCCCTGTGCTAGTTACACTGGGGTAACATGTGGTTAGACACTGTAGGAAGGAGGGGATATGATTTAAAGGAGGTTAAGGATGAGTCTGCTTCTCATTGAAACCATGGATTCTGTGATGCCATCAAGACAGAGGCCTCCTGGTGAGAAGGAAGCTGTGTTTTCTGAGTGTGCAGGTTCTCCTTCCTGAGTCCAAGAAATCTATGTGACTCTGTGGCAAGACTGAAGGTGTTTCTGGTGAAATCAGACAATCTGCACTTTCCGCCCTCTCCCCACTTGACCTGGTGAAACTTTGGTGATACAGGTTGACCAGGAGTCTGGGGAAACCTGTGTCTGTGCTACAAGATGGGTGACCAACATGAGATTGATGGTAAGTGGGGGGAGATCACCAACCCCAGTAAAAACCCAGGCAGAGTGTGAGGAGCCCTTTGCACCCACAGTCAGCCTGGTGATTGGAATCATTTTTGCCTGTTCAGTAAGAGGGGCCTGGAGTAAGGAAAGAAGTCAAGACCAGGGTACACGCACAACAAGGGGGCGAGAGGAATCTTGACCACTTGTGTCTGTGTCACTTTCCTACAGTCATTTTCAGTGAAGCAATGAGGGAGTCAAGGAAAAATGACGGACACAGAGACAAGGAAGAGGTCAAGCCTCCTATTTAAGAAAGTGAAATGATGAGCTTTGGGGCAAGCTAAGTATTAGTTACACTGCTCCTTATGATAGTAACAAAATTCTAGGAATGAAATTGTGAGGCTGGTGAAGAAGAAATGTCTCACCGGGACCCTGGTGTGGAGGTCACCTCAGCACAGTGGAAAGACGTGGACTCCGGGCCAGGCTTCCTGGGCTCACATCCCTGTTGGGAACCttcctgtgtctctgtttcctcctGTGTCTGTGTGGTGCTGTAATAGTAACTATTGTTTGAGTTGTGGTGAATGCTGAGTAAATCTGACAAAGCCCTGACCGTAGTGCCCGGCTTGGTGTAAATACACTTAGTTCCTAGTTCTACTGTGCCTAATAACACAGACTTTCTCAGTGTTTGGCATATCTCCTTCAGGTCCGTATGGTTTCATGTATTCTATTTCACACAAGTGTGTCCCGGCAAGTTTTATACCTTGAGACACTTGTTCGTTACTGAAATCCCGGCAGGAGGGAACCAGCAGTCCTCTAGTCCTGGGGGCCTTCCCGACCACACAGGAATCGCCACCCCAGGCCCTGCTCAGTGTCTCACCTAAGAGGCTGCAGGTCCTGGTTCAGTGGCCCAGGGTTCAGGGTCAGTCTCAGGGGATGTGAATTCTGACTTTTTCCAATGGCAGTTCATCCTGTCTGTGCCTAGGAGCTTCTCTTTCCTCACCTCTACAATGGGGAGTAACCTCGGTCCAGATGCTGAAAATCTGATGTGGAAACCACTCCATTGAGACTGAAGAAGGAGTTACATCCACCACTGAGGTGGCCCGTCCTCCTTCTTGAAGGCAGTGACCACAGCAGCAAGGCCAGCTTTCCCTGAGGCCGTGTCTCTCTTTCCTCAGAGTGTGAAGCATGTAAGGACATCGTTGAATCCGTGCTGGGGGAGAAGCTGCTGTTTGAGGTGCGGAGGCCAGCAGAGAAGCCGGCAGAGAAGCCAACGCTTGATGAAAGGCTGAGGTAAGGAGGGCAGGGATGATTACAGCGAGCACAGGGCACAATATTATCAAATAGGTGGAGAACACCAGTTGGTGAATTATGGATTCCAGGTGTTATTCAGGAAGtaatttaatttgcttttaaataaactACTGGCTTGAATCTCATCATGAAATTCACTACATTCAAGTGAACCAGTGGCACTTGGctcattcacaatgttgtgccaTCAATACCTTATTTGCCTTTAAACCACAACCCCCTCCTGACTGACGACATCCTGGAATCCTTTCTTGACCCTGTCATTCTTACATTCTTTCCAATTCACACCCGCGGTACTTGTCCACACTCTATATCTGGCTGTGTGTCATTCACTGGACAGTACTTTGAGTTGCcacattaaaaatacagaaaacactttgtgtatttttctaatgaaaatgGGCATGGCCGAGTGCGGAACCGAAGAGACATCCTCATGGTGCAGATTCAGGGAGACATTGACGCGTGCAtgtgcactcagtcgtgtctaactccttatgaccccatggacttagccctccaggctcctctgtccatgaagttttcagccaagaatactggaatgggttgccatttcctgctccagggaatgttccggactcagggatcaaacctgcatctcttgtgtttcctgaactgtcagtcagattctttaccaactgagccaccagggtcgaCATTAGGTTATCTTTACAGAAGCATAAGATGAATGAAGTGTCACAAAATCTTACAGGAGTACTTTCTGATAGAGAGGAAACCTTTGTTTGCCTTCTTTCTCTTTGACATAAGCCAGTCATCAGATACAGAGTAGGAAatagcaccctactccagtattcttgccaggataacccagtgggcagaggagactggtgcactgtagtccatggggtcacaagagtcagacacaactgagtgactgagccagTCATCAGATATGTGCCAGAATTCTGTTTCGAGGTCTCCTTGGGGATGTTCTCACAGAAATCCCTAACCGTCTTTCATCTAACTCTTTGCCTATTACAACTGCATCTTCTGTTCCACCTAGGACATGTGACACCCTAATTCGAAGTCAGGCAAGAGAGCTGACCCAGTTACGGCAGACACTACAGCATGGGAAAGATGACTCTGTCCTGCTCAAGCAGCACCTCAAGGACCTCCTCACCCACAATGACCAGGGCAGCCACCAGGGGCAGGGCTTCCGAGAGAGACTGTCTGAGGGATACCGACTGGCAGAGCGCATTGCCTGCAAGCTCAGCCCAGGTGAGGGGGCCACAGACCCTGATAGCCCTGATCGTCTCCTAGGTCCCCAGTTGATAAGATGAACACCTCTACTAAGAATATTTATCAGCTTTCCTGTTTCGTGTCCTATTTGGGGCTATGTAGGAGCAGGATTGTCTAAGAGGACAGAGGAGAAATGCACAGGGTGGAGGTCATCGGATCCCAACGGTTGGCTTCCTCCCTGATGGACCATGGCCACTGGGGCAGGAGGCAACATCCAGCCAGCATTAAGgcacagagaggaggaggggacaggaggcAGCTTGTTAGAGTGAATAGAGCCCTTCACGAAGCTTGGAAGTTCCCAGGTTCCAGGCTGAGTGCTGTGATGACACTATGTGAGAATGGTTGCTTCTCCTTATGTTAGTaactgttctcatctgtaaaatggatgaaATAATCTGTTGATGGTAGCTAGAGTgatgaaattttggaaaatttacaAATACACTGCAGAAAAAAGAAAGCCCTTCACTTTGTGGTGCTGGACAAAGTACTTGACAGAGTTGAACTTGGCATTGGGAAAATGGTTTAAACTGGAGCGAGCACTCACTTTCCATAGAGAGACTTTCCCAGATAACATGCAAAAGCCACCTTGAAGAGCCAGGATGTTCCCAGATGGAGGCATGTGGGCCGTGGTTGTTCTCCTTAAAGAAAGGAGGGCATCTTGTGAGACCTGAGAAGGCTTATAGAGGCTGTGTCCTTGGCAGAATTTGTGGCAGGGTGGATGATACATTTGTAGAAGTGGAGATGGAAGGTGGACAATGTGAGgtgatataaagaagaaaagacaacatTTAAATGTTTGCCCAATGTCAAGCAGAAGGTGTCCTGAGAATGGTCTACCAGTTCAGAAACAGACTGCCTGCTGGATCAGAAATCCATGCTTGGGCAGTTGTTTAAAGACAATGCATTAAAACTTCCATACAGTACTAACTCATACATAGATATTTATGACTCTGTGACCATATGATCCCTGTGTTTGTAGTGGGTGAAGTGACTAGAAACTGACTGGACATTTCTGACTTTGTTTGCAGAAATTTATGAAGATGAAGACGATGAACAAGCACAAGAAAAACTAACCCCCAGGTAACAattaactatcagttcagttcagtcacttagtcatgtccgactctttgtgaccccatggactgcagcacgccaggcctccctgtccatcaccaactcccagagtttactcaaacgcatgtccattgagtccgtgatgccatccaaccatctcatcctctgtcgtctctttctcctccctccttcagtctttcacaccgtcagggtcttttcaaatgagtcagctcttcgcatcaggtggccaaagtattggagtttcagcttcaacatcagtccttccaatgactattcaggacagatttcctttgggatggattgattggatctcttgcacaccaagggactctcaagagtcttctccaacaccacagttcaaaaccatcaattcttcagtgctcagctctctttatagtccaactcacatccatactggaaaaaccatagccttgactacaaggaactttgttggcaaagcaatgtctccgcttttcaatatgctgtctagtttggtcataactttacttccaaggagtaagtgtcttttagtttcatggctgcagtcaccatctgcagtgatttgagagcccctcaaaataagtCTGCGACTGGTTCCACTGTctcccgatctatttgccatgaagtgatgggaccagatgccatggtgttggttttctgaatgttaacctTTAGCCaccttcttcactcttctctttcactttcatcaagaggcacttcagtttttcttcactttctgccattagggtggtgtcatatgcaaatgtgaggttattgatatgtctcctggcaatcttgattccagcttgtgcttcatccagcctagcgtttctcgtgatgtactatgcatgtaagttaaggaagcagggtgacaatatacagccttgacatactccttttcttatttggaaacagtccattccatgtccagttataactattacttcctgacctgcacacagatttcacaagaagcaggtcaggtggtctgctattcccatctctttcaaatgtttgtggtgatgcacacagtcaaagagtgtggcatagtcaataaagcataagtagatatttttcagatagttcatctttcagtgtcttatctttttgcctttcatactcttcatgggtttctcaaggcaagaatactgaagtggtttaccattcccttccccagtggcccacattttgtcagaactctccaccatgaccctacatggcatggctcatagtttcattgagtgagACAAGGCTGTGGACCATCTGATTAGATTgggtagttttctgtgattgtggttttcagtctgtctatcAGGAGCTGGTAATGTGTAGGGAAAATAtggacagggtcacaaaagaacaaTAAGTAACTCAAGAGTCACATGCCAGAAGTAAATATAAGCACAACTGCAGATGGCATAATTTATACACTCAACCCACATGGAAATGTCCCTGTA
It includes:
- the LOC138436333 gene encoding neuroblastoma breakpoint family member 6-like protein, yielding MAVCLPSLSDLRAERTLTEINQELRLQLAKYKQDFRDLTEKFLISQATAYSLANQLQKYKCEACKDIVESVLGEKLLFEVRRPAEKPAEKPTLDERLRTCDTLIRSQARELTQLRQTLQHGKDDSVLLKQHLKDLLTHNDQGSHQGQGFRERLSEGYRLAERIACKLSPEIYEDEDDEQAQEKLTPSMELQEVEKREVPEESKDECGLMPSILQGSSDSHQPYSNDKFKFNDLEVDLGQDGACGCSHAKEEEIPTNVSDNENYHKPMSGQELPFPSVNLLDDEKKVEFQQSKDECVSVPSTLQEGSACNQPYRDGKFAFDDENVASAVDGACGCSHAEEDEIPTGLPENQNDHDDMKGPEVVAPR